One window from the genome of Planifilum fulgidum encodes:
- the csx2 gene encoding TIGR02221 family CRISPR-associated protein encodes MHKLLSFLGTRDYTPVYYTLNGKRSSKTSFFQRALLEFMRDDSPDEVIIFLTDQARKQNWKKLKEELEELGVKSKGVQISGIGREEELWKDFGRILECLDNGDEIDFDITYSFRYQPIMAMLVIHFASVVKDVQIRGIYYGNFEEKVGDEAPVLNLRNFVDMQEWITNVYAFVESGRAESLSKWVEEKKGLMSQSSLSPRVEAAEELVKKWNQLAENLQTCRGPKISRSAKEAQIALQQVRKEEPYPTFVPLYALFDDLENQLEKMAIGDDIEANLETVQWCIDHGLIQQAYTLLTEVVITAFCWAEGRNPIKKKKRGEITWHINKAIEVLKGQKSFDCFTPKQQDVIRRMLKHSELLIAYQRIADLRHDINHAGWRENSKEAGIFLKGLKENYLIIVNYIRQLRQEVKQV; translated from the coding sequence ATGCATAAGTTACTTTCTTTTTTAGGTACACGCGATTATACACCGGTGTATTATACACTAAATGGGAAGAGGTCATCTAAGACTTCGTTTTTTCAACGGGCACTATTGGAGTTTATGCGGGATGATTCTCCGGACGAGGTAATAATTTTTCTTACAGACCAAGCACGTAAACAGAATTGGAAAAAACTCAAGGAGGAATTGGAAGAACTAGGGGTGAAATCGAAGGGAGTTCAGATTTCCGGTATTGGACGGGAAGAAGAACTATGGAAGGATTTTGGAAGAATATTAGAATGCTTGGACAATGGGGACGAAATCGACTTTGATATTACCTATTCTTTCCGATATCAGCCGATCATGGCGATGCTTGTCATCCATTTTGCAAGTGTGGTCAAAGATGTACAGATTCGAGGCATTTATTACGGTAATTTCGAGGAGAAAGTGGGCGATGAGGCCCCGGTGCTCAATCTGAGAAATTTTGTTGATATGCAGGAGTGGATCACTAATGTATATGCGTTTGTAGAAAGTGGTCGGGCGGAATCGCTAAGTAAATGGGTGGAAGAAAAGAAAGGTTTGATGAGTCAATCGTCTTTGTCTCCACGAGTAGAGGCAGCGGAAGAGTTAGTGAAAAAGTGGAATCAACTAGCTGAAAATTTACAAACCTGTCGTGGTCCTAAAATATCTCGTTCTGCTAAGGAAGCGCAAATCGCTTTGCAGCAGGTTCGAAAGGAAGAGCCTTATCCGACTTTTGTTCCCTTGTACGCTTTGTTTGATGATTTGGAAAACCAACTCGAAAAAATGGCTATCGGAGACGATATCGAAGCAAACTTGGAAACAGTTCAGTGGTGTATTGATCATGGATTGATCCAACAGGCTTACACCCTTTTAACGGAAGTCGTGATTACAGCATTTTGTTGGGCGGAGGGGCGGAATCCCATAAAAAAGAAAAAAAGAGGTGAAATAACATGGCACATTAATAAGGCGATTGAAGTATTAAAAGGACAAAAATCCTTTGACTGTTTTACACCGAAACAGCAGGATGTAATTCGGCGAATGTTGAAGCATTCAGAGTTATTAATTGCTTATCAACGGATAGCCGACCTACGACACGACATCAACCATGCTGGATGGAGGGAGAATAGCAAAGAAGCTGGCATATTTTTGAAAGGATTAAAGGAAAATTATCTAATTATTGTTAATTATATTCGTCAGCTGCGCCA
- the cmr6 gene encoding type III-B CRISPR module RAMP protein Cmr6 produces MKMEGRTPLYNDGRSFPHKMPDTAHTGLWYDKFCNRWKVYVDKNSEKNFWELGNRKADWIQTVTKKRCGDKHLIQEAVERMEALVRARSGRLMYARTEGRFVTGLGRSHPVENGLVWHPVLGTPYLPGSSVKGMVRDWAEKWTGGSEIDRIFGSKHTDSSKHIGSVVFFDALPRAAVKLEIDVMTPHFAPYYRDPKKHPPVERYAPIPIPFLTVSEGQSFVFAVAPRKKEDQCDVDKVMNWLKEALEWIGAGAKTSVGYGRFVVDGGV; encoded by the coding sequence ATGAAAATGGAAGGCCGGACACCGCTGTATAATGACGGAAGGAGTTTTCCGCATAAAATGCCTGATACCGCTCATACGGGACTTTGGTATGACAAGTTTTGCAACCGATGGAAAGTATATGTAGATAAGAATTCTGAAAAGAATTTTTGGGAACTGGGAAACAGGAAAGCCGATTGGATTCAAACGGTGACGAAAAAACGATGTGGAGACAAGCATTTGATCCAAGAGGCCGTCGAACGAATGGAAGCGTTGGTGAGGGCCCGCTCTGGTCGCCTGATGTATGCTCGGACGGAGGGACGTTTTGTTACTGGTTTGGGACGTTCGCACCCGGTAGAGAATGGATTGGTTTGGCACCCGGTATTGGGAACCCCTTATTTACCCGGAAGTTCGGTAAAGGGAATGGTTCGGGATTGGGCGGAGAAATGGACGGGCGGTTCAGAGATTGATCGCATTTTTGGATCCAAGCACACTGATTCTTCGAAACACATTGGTAGTGTTGTCTTTTTTGACGCTCTTCCCCGGGCTGCTGTGAAATTGGAAATTGACGTGATGACACCTCACTTTGCTCCCTATTATCGGGATCCGAAAAAGCATCCGCCGGTTGAACGGTATGCGCCTATTCCGATTCCTTTTTTGACGGTGTCGGAGGGGCAGTCGTTTGTGTTTGCCGTCGCTCCGAGGAAAAAAGAGGATCAATGCGATGTAGATAAGGTAATGAACTGGTTGAAGGAGGCACTGGAATGGATCGGCGCCGGTGCTAAGACATCGGTAGGATACGGGCGATTTGTCGTCGATGGGGGGGTATGA
- the cmr5 gene encoding type III-B CRISPR module-associated protein Cmr5, whose product MSDAKTLDQERAADSLKKVRWIQKNCSEEEQDSYADYVERLPATILINGLGQALAQLLAAAKKNERDPHYLLYRDVQGWLCRDDYRAPYRNASDVLEAITQNGRDKYLQAQAEAMAWLEWHKKLAVAYLKKAGDENGRPDTAV is encoded by the coding sequence ATGTCGGATGCGAAGACATTGGATCAGGAGCGGGCGGCGGATTCGTTGAAAAAAGTGAGATGGATCCAAAAAAACTGCTCTGAAGAGGAGCAAGATTCTTATGCTGACTATGTGGAACGTCTTCCCGCCACCATCTTGATCAACGGCCTGGGACAAGCTTTAGCCCAACTCTTGGCGGCGGCGAAAAAGAACGAGCGGGATCCCCATTATCTTTTGTACCGTGATGTACAAGGTTGGTTATGCCGGGATGATTACCGGGCGCCCTACCGAAATGCGTCCGATGTATTGGAAGCGATCACCCAAAACGGCCGGGACAAGTACCTCCAAGCTCAGGCTGAAGCAATGGCTTGGCTGGAGTGGCATAAAAAGTTGGCAGTGGCTTATTTGAAGAAGGCAGGGGATGAAAATGGAAGGCCGGACACCGCTGTATAA
- the cmr4 gene encoding type III-B CRISPR module RAMP protein Cmr4 codes for MKALIMGLLAETSLHPGSGQSTGAIDLPVSREAATGYPVVIGSSLKGALREKVEQERGRQDPLVDKAFGKQSNAGMVLVTDARLLLLPIRSLSGHFRWVTCPYILERLERDLALIGRPYDFGSIEVGKGEAALAQMNGSELFLEEISFKVKQIDQSIWDRIVDAVAPLIRHERTRRRLERQLVIINDDDFSHFAKFGLAVQARNQLDNDTKESKNLWYEETLPPDTVLYGLLISRTNDANVLQALKDLLVKHPYLQVGGNETIGQGWCITSIEE; via the coding sequence ATGAAAGCGTTAATTATGGGATTGTTGGCGGAAACGTCTCTTCACCCGGGTAGCGGACAGTCGACCGGCGCAATTGATTTGCCGGTATCCCGGGAGGCAGCCACTGGTTATCCTGTGGTGATTGGTTCCAGCTTGAAGGGGGCACTCAGAGAGAAAGTGGAGCAGGAGCGAGGGAGACAGGATCCTTTGGTGGATAAAGCTTTTGGAAAACAATCCAATGCCGGAATGGTGTTGGTGACCGACGCTCGCTTATTGTTGTTGCCAATCCGTTCCTTGAGCGGTCATTTTCGCTGGGTGACCTGCCCTTATATCCTGGAGAGGCTGGAACGGGATTTGGCTCTGATTGGACGACCCTACGATTTTGGTTCTATCGAGGTGGGAAAGGGAGAGGCAGCCTTGGCGCAAATGAATGGATCGGAACTCTTTTTGGAAGAGATTTCTTTCAAGGTAAAGCAGATTGATCAAAGCATTTGGGATCGAATTGTGGATGCTGTCGCTCCCCTCATTCGCCACGAACGGACCCGCCGGAGGCTTGAGCGTCAGTTGGTGATCATCAATGACGATGATTTTTCCCACTTTGCCAAGTTTGGTCTGGCGGTTCAAGCACGCAATCAACTGGACAACGATACAAAGGAGAGCAAAAATCTGTGGTATGAGGAAACTCTGCCGCCGGACACGGTTCTCTATGGTCTTCTGATTTCCCGAACGAACGACGCAAATGTACTGCAAGCGTTGAAGGATCTTTTGGTGAAACACCCTTATCTGCAGGTGGGGGGCAATGAAACGATTGGCCAAGGATGGTGTATTACGTCCATTGAGGAATGA
- a CDS encoding type III-B CRISPR module-associated Cmr3 family protein, which yields MKTVWTFRALDALFFRDGTPFHQGEGGFVQPKGTFPPTIMPLQGAIRTALARWRGWEPGRETDWPAELGGPEDLGDLQLYGPYLQLGERVLYHAPLLLFGKKKEQTWEITRLVPGSPVCCDLGREICLPRLVFPVEGGDPLDAWLTCEGLEEVLSNGIPKNYQIYSHDELWKEERRVGLERERDKRTAKDHHLYGITMIRPMQNVRLVVCVDGIPDDWDLPERAILPLGGEGRAVEATITKGQSINGWPKRPEMMQDEDGLIRFTVTLLTPGWYEDPEAVIRSGPPEVPGRCVSACLGKMMQIGGWDMRNGCPRPLWPVFPPGSTWFYEAPASERHRIEKLHGKVTGPRSRYGMGQLLIGTWSEKEASEG from the coding sequence GTGAAAACGGTCTGGACTTTTCGAGCATTGGATGCTTTATTTTTTCGGGATGGTACCCCTTTTCACCAAGGGGAAGGGGGATTCGTTCAGCCCAAAGGGACCTTCCCCCCAACGATAATGCCCCTGCAGGGGGCCATTCGTACGGCCCTGGCCCGTTGGCGTGGTTGGGAACCGGGACGGGAAACGGATTGGCCTGCTGAACTTGGCGGACCGGAGGATCTGGGGGATTTGCAGTTGTACGGTCCCTATCTGCAGCTCGGGGAAAGAGTGTTATATCATGCTCCTCTCCTCCTCTTCGGTAAGAAGAAGGAACAGACGTGGGAAATAACCCGCCTTGTCCCCGGGAGTCCGGTTTGTTGCGATCTGGGGAGAGAGATCTGTCTTCCCCGTCTGGTTTTTCCGGTGGAGGGCGGTGATCCCCTTGATGCTTGGTTGACCTGCGAAGGATTGGAAGAAGTGCTATCAAATGGAATTCCGAAGAATTATCAAATTTATTCTCATGATGAGTTATGGAAAGAAGAACGGCGTGTAGGGTTGGAGAGGGAGAGGGACAAGCGGACGGCAAAGGATCATCACTTGTACGGCATTACGATGATCCGCCCAATGCAAAATGTGCGTCTTGTTGTCTGCGTTGACGGAATTCCTGATGACTGGGATCTGCCGGAACGAGCCATTCTTCCCCTGGGTGGAGAAGGTCGGGCAGTGGAAGCGACTATTACGAAGGGTCAAAGTATCAATGGATGGCCAAAGCGACCAGAGATGATGCAAGATGAAGACGGTCTGATTCGGTTTACCGTGACGCTGTTGACCCCGGGGTGGTACGAGGATCCTGAGGCTGTCATCCGCTCTGGTCCGCCTGAGGTGCCCGGGCGTTGTGTGTCGGCTTGTCTTGGCAAAATGATGCAAATTGGTGGTTGGGACATGAGAAATGGATGCCCGCGCCCTCTTTGGCCGGTTTTTCCCCCGGGGAGTACTTGGTTCTACGAGGCTCCGGCTTCTGAACGTCACAGAATCGAAAAATTGCACGGAAAAGTTACCGGTCCACGCTCCCGTTACGGCATGGGACAATTGCTCATTGGTACTTGGAGTGAAAAGGAGGCAAGTGAAGGATGA
- the cas10 gene encoding type III-B CRISPR-associated protein Cas10/Cmr2, translating into MRKLHFTLGPVQSFVAQSRRTRDLLAGSFLLSYLAGHAMVAVIQGGGRIQFPQVHGEGAEQVKDELLQAILESLKGLPTKGPWKGSLPNRFQAKVPENFDPNACVEAVHKAWGKVADAVWRHVVEKAELYGCKTREIWNRQVGKFWDIAWVLDQGDLDNGDLLDRRKNWRSYVPTVEPGDKCTLIGHLQELSGWLRIRERTKQEKFWSVVREAAGGLDLQENERLSAVGLIKRLFPRFAEESIGWKFPETAIHFPSTSYMSALPWINRAIREEPKKALALVEAAQSTRTIKKVGNGERFPLLKEAVSGQDSLKDFACLDASCFFRSNLENENFWNEADDQEKREAVKKALFELTEALKESPRPYYALLLMDGDRLGKLLREIGGERVSQALAQFTKKVDRIITDHNGAPIYVGGDDVLALLPLDHALDAVVEVRSAYLESFAKEGRNCDSATISAAIIYAHTKAPLKGVLEHAHFLLDKVAKDQTGRDSLAVCVWKGGGPTITWSAPWKVVCGESWRMTGDPTDLQRLVEEFRSMAYSGSFFYKLKEQFEVIGSNHAEEDLVEFLTKLITADYLRILEDRQTLNVGTAEMRIRRLVEFCLCNRRDEHGGIELELPFRADAALLIRFLGQRGGEEA; encoded by the coding sequence ATGAGAAAACTTCATTTCACCCTCGGACCGGTGCAGAGCTTTGTCGCTCAATCCCGGCGGACCCGCGATCTTTTGGCCGGCTCTTTTCTTCTTTCATATCTTGCGGGGCACGCTATGGTAGCAGTGATCCAGGGAGGCGGGCGCATTCAGTTCCCCCAAGTGCATGGTGAGGGAGCGGAGCAGGTGAAGGATGAATTGCTCCAAGCTATTCTTGAAAGCTTGAAAGGCCTGCCGACAAAGGGCCCATGGAAAGGATCGTTACCCAACCGCTTTCAGGCGAAGGTACCGGAAAACTTTGATCCCAATGCGTGTGTCGAAGCTGTCCATAAAGCTTGGGGCAAGGTAGCCGATGCGGTTTGGAGACATGTGGTGGAGAAGGCGGAACTTTACGGATGTAAAACTCGAGAGATATGGAACCGGCAGGTGGGAAAATTCTGGGATATCGCCTGGGTGTTGGATCAAGGGGATTTAGATAACGGCGACCTGCTTGATCGCCGGAAAAATTGGCGGAGTTATGTACCAACGGTCGAGCCCGGCGATAAATGTACACTGATCGGTCATTTGCAGGAGCTTTCAGGATGGCTTCGGATACGGGAGCGAACGAAGCAGGAAAAGTTCTGGTCCGTGGTGCGCGAGGCGGCGGGGGGACTGGATCTCCAAGAAAACGAACGGCTCAGTGCCGTTGGGCTGATTAAGCGCTTGTTTCCCCGATTTGCCGAGGAGTCGATTGGGTGGAAATTTCCTGAAACAGCTATCCATTTCCCCTCGACATCCTATATGTCCGCTTTGCCGTGGATAAACAGGGCGATTCGGGAGGAACCGAAGAAAGCGTTGGCATTGGTTGAGGCGGCTCAGTCTACGCGGACAATTAAAAAAGTGGGAAATGGAGAGCGCTTTCCACTGTTGAAAGAAGCGGTATCAGGACAAGATTCGTTAAAGGATTTTGCTTGCTTGGATGCCTCTTGTTTTTTCCGGTCCAATTTAGAAAATGAAAATTTCTGGAATGAAGCGGATGACCAGGAGAAAAGAGAGGCCGTAAAAAAAGCTTTGTTCGAACTAACCGAAGCTTTAAAGGAGAGTCCCCGCCCCTATTACGCTCTTCTCCTCATGGACGGGGATCGGCTGGGGAAGTTGCTGCGGGAAATCGGCGGAGAGAGGGTAAGTCAAGCGCTGGCTCAGTTTACTAAAAAAGTTGACCGGATCATTACTGATCACAACGGCGCGCCAATTTATGTCGGTGGAGATGATGTTCTGGCCCTCCTTCCCTTGGATCATGCGCTGGATGCGGTGGTGGAGGTGCGCAGCGCCTATTTGGAATCCTTTGCAAAGGAAGGTCGGAATTGCGATTCTGCCACCATTTCCGCCGCTATCATCTATGCCCATACCAAGGCGCCTCTCAAAGGAGTGTTGGAACACGCTCATTTTTTGTTGGACAAGGTGGCGAAGGACCAAACCGGTCGGGACAGCCTAGCGGTCTGTGTTTGGAAAGGGGGAGGTCCCACGATTACCTGGTCGGCTCCATGGAAGGTGGTATGCGGGGAAAGCTGGCGAATGACTGGAGACCCCACCGATTTGCAAAGGCTTGTTGAGGAATTTCGAAGCATGGCTTATTCCGGAAGTTTCTTCTACAAGTTAAAAGAACAGTTTGAGGTGATCGGTTCAAACCATGCAGAGGAGGATTTGGTTGAATTTCTGACTAAGCTGATTACCGCCGATTACCTCCGTATTTTGGAGGATCGACAAACCCTCAATGTTGGGACAGCCGAGATGCGCATCCGTCGATTGGTGGAGTTTTGTCTGTGCAATCGAAGGGATGAGCATGGAGGCATTGAGCTGGAATTACCGTTCCGGGCGGATGCAGCATTGTTGATACGTTTTCTCGGGCAGAGGGGAGGAGAGGAGGCGTGA
- the cmr1 gene encoding type III-B CRISPR module RAMP protein Cmr1 encodes MLRVDFQIVTPLVLSGADQRRAELRLPSVKGMLRYWYRAVDPGYNQSKIGDAKKADGPTWESSLFGGTGTGEGQSSFLMRLYSEKPSVRSWKKRIDLSYLAFSLEGKTRKNRIVQEPRGYLEPNNVFSIYFYMRPSKEEVDQYWRRLVAAIWLLGHVGGLGYRSRRGFGSVALKAWQVDNSLQKEITTEVIQQVTSQLPIAHGSGSVHEWMDRFERGLRTLKGEKGWFPRFSAVTHTVLDESVFLFHNKGFSKWEEALAFAGSQLKGYRKEIDIRKRTVFGMPMLVPQRKIQYTPEEVERMASPVWIRVVEAGGCYFPMFCIYRTPPLKAVEKPIGKHKGNQSLNGRSFLVPFKEVLVEFQNHLRRNGFTLEVHV; translated from the coding sequence ATGTTACGTGTTGATTTTCAAATCGTGACGCCGCTCGTGTTGTCTGGTGCAGATCAAAGAAGAGCGGAACTTCGCTTGCCTTCCGTAAAGGGAATGCTGCGTTATTGGTATCGTGCAGTGGATCCTGGGTACAACCAAAGTAAGATTGGAGATGCCAAAAAAGCGGATGGTCCAACTTGGGAGAGCAGTTTGTTTGGAGGAACGGGTACCGGTGAGGGGCAATCCAGCTTTCTGATGCGGCTTTACTCCGAAAAGCCGTCCGTCCGGAGTTGGAAAAAAAGGATAGATCTTAGCTATTTGGCTTTTTCCTTAGAAGGAAAAACCAGAAAGAATCGAATTGTCCAGGAGCCTCGGGGCTACCTGGAACCGAATAACGTTTTTTCTATTTATTTCTATATGCGTCCCTCAAAAGAAGAAGTAGATCAGTATTGGCGACGACTGGTTGCGGCGATATGGCTTCTGGGGCATGTGGGCGGGTTGGGGTATCGTTCCCGTCGAGGATTTGGTTCGGTGGCTTTGAAGGCTTGGCAAGTTGACAATTCCTTACAAAAAGAGATTACCACAGAAGTGATCCAGCAAGTGACCAGTCAATTGCCCATTGCACACGGATCCGGTAGTGTACACGAGTGGATGGACAGGTTTGAGCGAGGACTTCGGACTTTGAAGGGTGAAAAGGGATGGTTTCCTCGTTTTTCCGCAGTAACTCACACGGTGCTCGATGAATCTGTTTTTCTATTTCACAATAAGGGCTTTTCGAAGTGGGAGGAGGCCCTTGCCTTTGCGGGATCGCAACTGAAAGGCTACCGAAAAGAGATTGACATTCGTAAGCGAACGGTCTTTGGCATGCCCATGTTGGTTCCACAGCGGAAAATCCAGTATACGCCGGAAGAGGTTGAGCGGATGGCTTCCCCTGTCTGGATTCGAGTGGTGGAGGCTGGAGGATGTTATTTTCCGATGTTTTGCATTTACCGTACACCTCCCTTGAAAGCCGTGGAAAAGCCCATAGGCAAACACAAGGGGAATCAATCGCTTAATGGACGGTCCTTCCTCGTACCTTTTAAAGAGGTCCTGGTCGAGTTTCAGAACCATTTGCGACGGAACGGGTTTACGTTGGAGGTGCACGTATGA
- a CDS encoding glycoside hydrolase family 3 N-terminal domain-containing protein: MTLEEKALLLAGDWDSQKLKGAAGSTTGDLYEKYGIPATSLPDGPAGVRIDPLPGGTAPDGTPLTRYATQFPNASARASTWNLDLLNKVGRSIGKELRYFGGDLWLAPAMNIHRHPLNGRNFEYYSEDPLLSGKASAAEVKGLQSQRVGATIKHFAANNQENSRRNLPTNVSQRALREIYLRGFEIAVKEAKPWAIMTAYNQINGVSPPQNPELITTIARKEWGFDGIVMTDWGGQGNASYWEPQPGNNAYSSMVKAGTDLSMPSGSPEAIIEGYQKGFLTMEEIDAAVARILKYVLKTPAFEGVQPSTDHNKYAEENEQVAYDTAVEGMVILKNEKVKGKKALPITGGTIGTIGNATNNLVRGGAGSGNVNVDPSKLVHLAQALKEEGAKVIDATEFDYPQVDSILPVGGLGGDPAFKEMKPSKEQLAKDIVDKSDSVIMTIRRGSAEGVDVQAEKGAYYLSDAEQYLIDTASELCRKAKKPFIVVLSTGAPIEMESWKDKADAILLAWETGTVLGKPIAAVLTGKENPSGKLSTTFPIDIKGKAPNGRPYVPSTTFGENPVTYHEGIYVGYRYYDTFNVPVSYEFGYGKNYSDFSYSKPKLSSKKFNQSIKVSVDVKNTSNVPGKEVVQVYVGAPGKALHKPVKELKAFGKTRELGKNERQTLTFTLDARSLASFDEKRSAWVVEPGKYTVYIGASSKDIKHTLHFTVDKEILVEKVNDVLKPVTDIGEIVPPKKNK, encoded by the coding sequence ATGACGCTGGAGGAGAAAGCGCTTCTTCTCGCGGGGGACTGGGATTCGCAAAAATTAAAGGGTGCGGCCGGCAGCACAACGGGCGATTTGTATGAGAAGTACGGCATACCGGCAACCTCTCTCCCCGATGGGCCTGCCGGCGTCCGGATCGATCCCCTTCCGGGAGGAACTGCTCCGGATGGGACTCCCCTTACCCGCTACGCCACCCAATTCCCCAACGCCTCCGCAAGAGCATCGACATGGAACCTGGATTTGTTGAACAAAGTCGGCCGGTCGATCGGCAAAGAGCTGCGCTACTTCGGGGGCGACCTGTGGTTGGCCCCGGCCATGAATATTCACAGGCACCCGCTGAACGGCCGGAACTTTGAATACTATTCAGAGGATCCCCTGTTGTCCGGAAAAGCCTCGGCGGCGGAAGTGAAAGGACTGCAATCCCAGCGCGTGGGCGCGACGATTAAGCACTTTGCAGCAAACAACCAGGAAAACTCCCGCCGCAATCTGCCGACCAACGTGAGCCAAAGGGCGCTTCGCGAAATCTACCTGCGCGGCTTTGAAATCGCAGTAAAAGAAGCGAAACCCTGGGCGATCATGACCGCATACAATCAGATCAACGGTGTAAGCCCCCCGCAAAACCCCGAGCTGATCACAACGATCGCGCGGAAAGAATGGGGTTTTGACGGAATTGTGATGACGGACTGGGGCGGTCAAGGAAATGCCTCCTACTGGGAGCCGCAGCCCGGAAACAACGCATATTCCTCTATGGTCAAGGCGGGGACAGATCTCAGCATGCCCTCCGGCAGCCCTGAAGCTATCATCGAGGGATATCAAAAGGGCTTCCTGACGATGGAGGAAATCGACGCGGCGGTTGCCAGGATTTTGAAATATGTGTTGAAAACCCCGGCATTTGAGGGTGTCCAGCCCAGCACGGATCATAACAAATACGCCGAAGAGAACGAGCAAGTGGCCTATGACACCGCCGTTGAAGGCATGGTGATTCTGAAAAACGAAAAAGTGAAGGGCAAAAAGGCTCTTCCGATTACAGGCGGAACCATCGGTACCATCGGCAATGCGACCAACAATTTGGTCCGCGGCGGCGCGGGAAGCGGCAATGTGAACGTGGATCCTTCAAAACTGGTGCATCTGGCACAGGCCCTGAAAGAGGAAGGGGCTAAGGTGATCGATGCAACCGAATTTGATTATCCACAGGTGGACAGCATCCTTCCGGTGGGCGGTCTTGGCGGCGATCCCGCATTCAAAGAGATGAAACCCTCCAAAGAACAGTTGGCCAAGGATATCGTCGACAAGTCCGACAGCGTCATTATGACCATTCGCAGGGGCTCGGCGGAAGGCGTAGATGTTCAGGCCGAAAAAGGTGCCTATTATCTCAGCGACGCCGAACAATACTTGATCGACACAGCCTCCGAACTGTGCCGCAAAGCCAAAAAACCCTTCATTGTCGTGCTCAGCACCGGGGCCCCCATAGAGATGGAAAGCTGGAAGGATAAGGCCGATGCCATTTTGCTCGCCTGGGAAACCGGAACGGTACTCGGAAAACCGATCGCGGCCGTACTAACCGGAAAAGAAAATCCGTCGGGCAAACTGTCCACCACCTTCCCGATCGACATAAAGGGAAAAGCTCCCAATGGCCGGCCGTATGTGCCGTCCACCACTTTCGGTGAAAATCCCGTCACGTACCATGAAGGCATCTACGTGGGGTATCGCTACTATGACACCTTCAACGTGCCGGTGTCCTATGAGTTTGGCTACGGCAAAAACTACTCTGATTTCAGCTACAGCAAGCCAAAACTGAGCTCCAAGAAATTCAATCAGTCCATCAAGGTAAGCGTCGATGTCAAAAATACCAGCAATGTGCCGGGAAAAGAAGTGGTCCAGGTTTACGTCGGCGCTCCGGGCAAAGCATTGCACAAGCCCGTCAAAGAATTGAAGGCCTTCGGCAAGACAAGGGAGCTTGGAAAGAACGAACGCCAAACTTTGACCTTCACACTGGATGCAAGATCGCTGGCGTCTTTTGACGAAAAACGCTCGGCCTGGGTCGTGGAGCCCGGAAAATACACGGTTTACATCGGAGCTTCCTCCAAGGATATCAAACACACTTTGCATTTTACGGTAGATAAGGAAATCCTCGTCGAAAAAGTGAATGACGTCCTGAAACCGGTGACGGATATAGGGGAAATCGTTCCCCCGAAAAAGAACAAGTAA
- a CDS encoding PH domain-containing protein has product MGLFSGMSEKMKAKAEETKAKEIQRRKEYFQQFLLEGEVIESLYPVGADSLAMTEWRLLFVEEFNTDKSRVLITLPYSQIVEVKMVLGEMYSFSNKVYVATRSETHEFAFPKFIKEEEVKEFYLKLMQKIRQMGNTN; this is encoded by the coding sequence ATGGGTTTGTTTAGCGGGATGTCGGAGAAGATGAAGGCCAAGGCGGAAGAAACCAAAGCAAAGGAAATTCAAAGGCGGAAAGAGTATTTTCAACAGTTCCTCCTCGAAGGAGAAGTTATTGAATCGCTGTATCCGGTTGGAGCCGATTCTTTGGCAATGACTGAATGGAGACTTCTTTTTGTGGAAGAGTTTAACACAGACAAATCAAGGGTTCTGATAACTTTACCCTATTCTCAAATCGTTGAAGTCAAGATGGTTCTTGGAGAGATGTACAGTTTTTCCAACAAAGTCTATGTTGCAACAAGATCTGAAACCCATGAGTTTGCTTTTCCAAAGTTCATCAAAGAGGAAGAGGTCAAGGAGTTTTACCTCAAATTGATGCAGAAAATCCGGCAAATGGGAAATACGAATTAA
- a CDS encoding DUF4253 domain-containing protein: protein MRNFQDVCEWVKRETGQAVRPYSTYDFGRSKDCSHRSVILSQTNAAQLIQKAMPSLPEGVLMFTGTSGTRLGDGRREEDVEVVIGCGKDQWDKLRIARTIDCNRDWTTEEIITRLKRFDEKYGISIFHAETDDVGIEFLCWPQFDDLDQLCQEIYEFCPDIVHQGWGSVKDLKEVIEATGLIHLWWD, encoded by the coding sequence ATGCGCAACTTCCAGGACGTATGTGAATGGGTCAAGCGGGAAACCGGTCAGGCAGTCCGCCCCTATTCCACATATGATTTCGGCCGCTCAAAGGATTGCAGCCATCGTTCCGTCATTCTGTCTCAGACAAATGCCGCCCAGTTGATTCAGAAAGCAATGCCGTCCCTGCCCGAAGGCGTGCTGATGTTCACCGGAACCTCCGGCACACGGTTGGGGGATGGGCGCCGCGAAGAGGACGTGGAAGTGGTGATCGGGTGCGGAAAGGATCAGTGGGACAAGCTGCGCATCGCCAGAACGATTGATTGCAACCGCGACTGGACTACTGAGGAGATCATCACAAGGCTGAAACGGTTTGACGAGAAATACGGGATATCCATTTTTCACGCCGAAACGGATGATGTGGGGATCGAATTCCTGTGTTGGCCTCAATTTGATGACTTGGACCAGCTTTGCCAAGAGATCTATGAATTTTGTCCGGATATCGTCCATCAAGGCTGGGGTTCGGTCAAAGACCTGAAAGAAGTGATAGAAGCAACGGGATTGATTCACTTATGGTGGGATTGA